The following coding sequences are from one Dehalococcoidia bacterium window:
- a CDS encoding HD-GYP domain-containing protein, whose product MDARLPQIGTIDVPGRLRRNPAAAVWARFDSFLESGNFSMDRNFLIVRPVIALLVAASVFLQGTTLPGRNAVLAACATACVYNGLFAYLVLRRRLKLLRGVSLVFDNLIVIVPTIFVYRAMGNAGYESDLWLLFMTLIVTNALNYGPIGTLFFTTLWTGLFVTMTLLFFDADSYSREHLSMRLVFFVLTGFCSLSLAGEIRKRSVTLERKSRQTLGMLANIVEARDTDAGQHLRHIEHYSRVLALQMGLDERVANEIAYAAMIHDVGKAQVADAILQKPGALTPAERREIEKHTLWGHELLAENEEFSTACAVTRSHHERWDGTGYPDGLAGEAIPLAARITAVADVYDALVSQRPYKPAWPASEAVDEIRRVRGTHLDPAVVDAFLTLYDCGVLRQLEEQMRFAPGGDRLAA is encoded by the coding sequence ATGGACGCACGCCTTCCACAGATCGGCACGATCGATGTGCCGGGGCGGCTTCGGCGCAACCCCGCTGCTGCGGTGTGGGCGCGCTTTGATTCGTTCCTGGAGAGCGGCAACTTCTCGATGGACCGCAACTTTCTCATCGTACGGCCGGTGATTGCCCTCCTGGTGGCCGCATCGGTATTTCTGCAGGGCACGACGCTCCCCGGGCGTAACGCGGTCCTCGCGGCGTGCGCAACTGCCTGCGTATACAACGGACTCTTCGCATACCTGGTGCTGCGCCGCAGGCTCAAGCTTCTGCGCGGCGTTTCGCTCGTCTTCGACAACCTCATCGTCATCGTGCCGACGATCTTCGTGTACAGGGCGATGGGTAACGCCGGATACGAGTCGGACTTATGGCTGCTCTTCATGACATTGATCGTCACGAACGCCTTGAACTACGGACCCATCGGCACGCTGTTTTTTACGACGCTCTGGACCGGACTGTTCGTGACAATGACGCTGCTATTTTTTGACGCCGATTCGTACTCTCGAGAGCACCTGTCGATGCGGCTTGTGTTCTTCGTCCTCACCGGCTTTTGCTCGCTCTCGCTGGCAGGCGAGATCCGCAAGCGCAGCGTCACGCTGGAACGCAAGTCGCGCCAAACGCTCGGCATGCTCGCGAATATCGTCGAGGCGCGTGACACAGACGCGGGCCAGCACCTGCGGCACATCGAGCATTACTCGCGCGTACTGGCGCTGCAGATGGGGCTCGACGAGCGCGTGGCGAACGAGATCGCCTACGCGGCGATGATCCATGACGTCGGCAAGGCGCAGGTGGCAGATGCGATCCTGCAGAAGCCGGGCGCCCTGACACCGGCCGAACGCCGCGAAATCGAAAAACACACGCTGTGGGGCCACGAACTGCTCGCCGAGAATGAAGAGTTCTCGACAGCGTGCGCGGTGACGCGCTCCCACCACGAACGTTGGGACGGCACCGGCTACCCCGACGGTCTGGCGGGCGAGGCGATTCCGCTCGCGGCGCGGATCACGGCTGTCGCGGACGTGTACGACGCGCTCGTGAGCCAGCGGCCATACAAGCCTGCGTGGCCGGCGAGCGAGGCCGTCGATGAAATTCGCCGCGTGCGGGGCACGCACCTCGATCCGGCCGTCGTCGATGCCTTCCTGACCCTCTACGACTGCGGCGTGCTGCGGCAACTGGAGGAGCAGATGCGCTTCGCGCCCGGTGGGGATCGGCTGGCAGCGTAA
- a CDS encoding maleylpyruvate isomerase N-terminal domain-containing protein, protein MDKQTALAKLDEQFNALLTSIKGLDEATMSQQFYGDWNVKDILAHIAGWQHTMREAMERMARGEKPVPEGVDYTDADAWNAGFASAMKAQNAETIIANLRQAYANYARAAAAIPNDRYGEGKTINRLLEASGYGHIQEHLPEIQSFASGKAPR, encoded by the coding sequence ATGGACAAGCAGACCGCACTTGCAAAGCTCGACGAACAGTTCAACGCGCTGCTCACGTCGATCAAGGGGCTTGACGAGGCCACGATGTCGCAGCAGTTCTACGGTGATTGGAACGTCAAAGACATCCTGGCGCACATAGCGGGTTGGCAGCACACCATGCGCGAGGCGATGGAGCGCATGGCGCGGGGCGAAAAGCCCGTCCCGGAAGGCGTCGACTACACCGATGCCGACGCATGGAACGCCGGCTTTGCTTCGGCGATGAAGGCCCAGAACGCTGAGACGATCATCGCGAACCTGCGACAGGCATACGCCAACTACGCGCGTGCCGCGGCGGCTATCCCGAACGACCGCTACGGCGAAGGCAAGACGATCAACCGGCTTCTCGAGGCGAGCGGCTATGGCCACATCCAGGAGCACCTGCCGGAGATCCAGTCCTTCGCCTCCGGGAAAGCGCCCCGGTAG
- the mce gene encoding methylmalonyl-CoA epimerase, translating into MIKKVHHVGIVVREMEQAMRFYRDTLGLRVHKLETIADQGVHAALLTLGDSEIELLEPFTADTGVARYLESRGEGLHHVCFQVDSVDRDLDALKERQIELIDETPRVGLAGRICFLHPRALDGTLVELCEPIDAAREAPV; encoded by the coding sequence ATGATCAAGAAGGTGCATCACGTCGGCATCGTCGTGCGCGAGATGGAGCAAGCCATGCGCTTTTATCGCGACACGCTTGGACTGCGCGTCCACAAGCTCGAAACCATCGCAGACCAGGGCGTACACGCGGCGCTGCTCACGCTCGGCGATAGTGAGATCGAACTGCTCGAACCCTTCACGGCGGATACGGGCGTCGCGCGCTACCTGGAAAGCAGAGGCGAGGGGTTGCACCACGTCTGCTTTCAGGTCGACAGCGTGGATCGCGATCTCGACGCCCTCAAGGAGCGCCAGATCGAACTCATCGACGAGACGCCGCGCGTCGGCCTCGCGGGGCGCATCTGTTTCCTCCATCCACGGGCATTGGACGGGACGCTCGTCGAGTTGTGCGAACCGATCGACGCCGCCCGTGAGGCGCCAGTATGA